The sequence below is a genomic window from Plutella xylostella chromosome 14, ilPluXylo3.1, whole genome shotgun sequence.
TGGGACTTCCATGTGGGAGGTATAAAACCAATGTCGAAGCAGATATTAATAagattcaaaaaatatttttggcaATTATCTCCTGCTTGCGTTATAAAGGAATAGGGAAAGCCATCTATTCCTGGGGCCGAGTCATGAACGTGTTGGAGGACTGAAGAAAGCTCAATAAGGGAAAATGGAGTATTAAGTGGGTGGATATGTGTATTTGAACTAGGATTAGTAGTAGTTGAGGGACACTCTTTTTCATTTGGGACATGCGACATTTGCTATGCGATATTTTAGCAAAGGTGATTTATCTATTTGTGGTAAGCATTTTTGCAAATAGGTGGTTTTAATGGGAAAGTGATCACTACCATGTGTTAAGTTTAAACGTTTCCATTGTAACATTGAAGCAATATCAGGGGAGCACACAGTGAGGTCAACGCAGCTTTTAGTCTCACCTGGGCGAGGTAGTCGTGTTGGTGAGCCATCATTTAGAACACACATGTTATACTCGTCAAAGAGGTCAGCTAAAGCAGTCCCAAAAGTGTCACAATGAGGGGAGCCCCACGAAAAATGGTGGCCGTTAAAGTCTCCCAATATGATTAGAGGATGGGGAATGCTTACGAGCAGGTTGCGGATATAGGGGATGATTGAAATTTTTGGGTCAGATATgtatatagaaataaaatttatatttttctcagGCCAATGATATTTACTTCATCGCCAAAGGTGGGAATGGGGATTAAGGTAATTAAGGTAGATGGGGAACAGTTATTAACTAAAACTGCTGTGCCACCGTGACCATCTAATCTGTCATCCCTATAGGTACTAAAACCATTTATGTCTGTAAACGTATGTATGTAAACAGGGCCGTCGCGAGACTTTGCGGGGCCGGGGGCAAAAGGGGGCGCGGGGCCTGTACATATAATCTCTGCGCGGGTCTGAAGTATATAAAAAGTGCGTTTTCCTGCATTTGTTGGGAAAGGATTTGTTCGTTGATAGAATGAAAGACGTGGCTGTATAGGAAATCAATTTATTGCAAAATAGTTCACAAGAATGGAGCTCtgcgcgctttggcatacgcaaaatttgaaattagcTCATCCATTCTCAAAGAATGAGCTACCTCCCGTTCAATAGAAATCATAGCCAGATCATTAAGCCGGGCCTGGCTCATCGTAGAGCGCAGGtaatttttgataatttttaGCTTAGAGAAGCTCCGCTCCCCTGACGCAACAGTCATCGGGATTGTGAGCATTATTCTTAATGCTATTGTTAGATTAGGATATGATTCTCGAATGGGGCCCAAGTACCTCAGTGCACCTAGTGCAGTGGTGACGCTAGATGGCACTACATACTTAAATGATTTCATCTCTGCAACGAAATCTGTTTCATCAATGTCCTCTGAATCTCCATCTTTCAAATAGATTGCTAAATTTTTGCAAAACTATTCCAGTTTCTCATCTTCCTGATCAGATAGCTTGGACGGGTTAAAAAGAAACCCAAATTTACTCGCGTAGAATTCTATCTCTTCGAATCTCGATGACATACTAGTTAAGGCAACGTCAagaataggtataaaatatcCTATCCTAAATTTCTCCTCTGCTTCATCCTGCAACTCTTGATGACTAACTTCCTCCGACCGATTAGGTTCTCTGGTACGCTTTTGCCCAAGTTGAGGTTTAGGCCTCCTGATTCGAGGCACTTTGAACTCTGACTCGCAGCCTAAAGATTCTACAAGTTCCCTCGCGGTTGTGAGCGCCTTTTTAAAACCGTTTTCTCGATAATCTTGAATGAAAGACTTAAGGCCCTGCAGATGCTGCAATGTCGTATCTAGAGTTGAATCGACCGCTTGTAACGTCTTGCTAACGAGATTGACAGCTTGCAATAAGTCATACCAAAGAACAAGCCCTAACACAAATTCGAGCGATTTTAGGGAGTGCTCTACAAGAGACAAAGCCTCAGACCTAACAGCAGGATCACTAGTAGTCTCAGCTATTTATTCCAAAGCACTACAAACGTTGCCCAGTTGAAATCTTACGGTCTTGACACTCTCGACATGACTTTCCCACCGAGTATCTGACAAGGGTTTCAATGTTAGATTGGTACAATAAACCTTGAAAATGTCCCACCTTTTCGTCGAAGCAGAAACTAAAGTGTACAGACGCTGAATAACTCCAAAAAAAGTCATTGCCTCTTTGTGGCATGAAGCCATCTCACAAAGTACCAAGTTCAAACTATGAGCACAACACGACACGTGCATTGctcgtttgtttatttttttaaccctGGTCTGAACGCCCTTCTCTTTGCCCTTCATGTTGGATCCATTATCGTAATCCTGAGCTCTAGCGTCCATAatttctaaattatttttctccAAAGCATTTATCAGCTCATCCGTCAAACCCTCACCCGACGAGTCATCTACCTTTAAAAATTCAACAAACCGCTCAACAATATTTGGAATACCGGTCATATCGACGTAGCGGAGTACCAACGTCATTTGTTCCTGGTGGCTAATATCAGGCGTGCAATCCAGGATGATGCCAAAATATTTCGCAGCTCGCACTTCTTCCAAAATTTTCTCCTTTGTTGCCgttcctgtaaaaaaaaaattattaaattttgtcgAGACTTTTTGTGGGTCGGGATTGGGGGCAAGCCtccgtcttcttcttctttaatCCCGTTACTCCTCCGAGGAGTCTGGGGCTGACACCAGGCGCTTCCATGCTTCTCTGTCGTGGGCCAGCAAGTTGAGCTCCGGCCACGACTTCCCTTTCTCTAGGGCCTCGCTGTATATGGACCGCTTCCAAGTATGTGCTGGTCGACCGGGTCGCCAAGCCTCCGTGCTCCCTTTGAAATATGTTTACGTACCGATCAACGAAATCATCTCGTTTTGTATTTCTGGCCCCATGTAGTGAACGTGAGTTTTCTTGTCTCTGACGCGACGGAGGTGTTCTCTCATCGGAGGGTCAAACGTAGCCAGCATTTCCATGAGTTTCAGGAAATTCCCGTTGTCTCGTTCGTACAGAGTGGATGAAGAGCCACGAAAGGCCGAATTCGTTTCCGCCAGGTACTGGACTCCAGCGAGTATTCTTGTGAGCACATCCCTGCCAGTGTTTTCTCTCTCGATCAATTATTCCTTCGTTTACCTTGTCCACAGTTGACTTCTTAGCCAAACGCTGTTCAAGCTCCGTCCACTCGGCAAAGTGTTTGAAATGCTCGGGGGAACATTGGTGTTTCCGAAGCCTTTCTGAGCAGTGCTTCCAATCTCTAAAGCCCTCTTCCTTGCTTAACGAACTGGTTCGAGTGTTGTGCCTAGACGGATCACTAAAAATTCGACAGCAAAAACAGTAAGCCGAGTCTTTCTGTTTGGAGTAAATAAGCCAAGATCTCTCGGACTTTTCACCATTAACCAACGTATAGCGACAAAAATCTTCATAATGTAAACCTACGTCTTGGAGAGAGCTAGGATTCACTAATGGCAAAAAGGAGAGGGGCATGAGAGTTTATGAGgaatgaaatttaatttttctttGGGGATACGCTTCTAGCGTTCCACTGAAGGAAGGTCAGAGGAGACATTGGAAAGGGAGTTGGTGAGCTGAGTGAGTTGAGCCGCGACAAGGTCAGGTAAAGAGAGATTGTTTTTGGAAATTAATGATGATATGAGAGAAAGTAGAAGTTCTATGATAGAAACAGAAGTGTTGTCTTTAGACGAAGGGGGGCTAGTATTTTGTAAGGCGGTTCCATTGGAAGAAGATGGAATGGAAAAGCTTTTTAGGATAGCTTGATGGGCCTGTTTATCATAACCAGGAGAAGGGGGCATGTGATTTCTTAGGGAACGTAACCGTTTTCCTATAGGAAAAGGTGGACGGGGAGTTATTCGATTGAGAGTTTGGATTTTGGGAAGCCTGTAGTTTGTGGGGGACTGATGCAGATACATCAGCATAGGACCTGGAGACAGCGCGGAACTGTTTTGATGCTTCCTCAAAGGAAATGCATAGTTCAGCCATGACAgcctttatatttttttggcgGATGTATTCTGGGCAGCTACGGTTTGAAACAAAATTGTGGCCAGAGCAGTAAAAGCAACAGGCCTCTGTCTCTTGTATTGTGCAACTGTCACTTGAATGGTTACCTCCGCATTTAAAACACCGAGGTTTCGATCTACACTTCGTCTTAGTGTGTCCATATCGGCAGCAGTTGTAGCATAGAACTACTGGGAGTTGGTACAGTTCTACTGGAAGCTTGGAGTAGCAGCAGTACACCCTTTGTGGAAGGACTTGGCCGTCAAATGTTATGACTACGCTTTGTGTAGGGCGCTACTCAGAGTGACCCTCCGAGGATCGGTACCTATAATTCAACCTTCTGACTTAAAGGATTTCTCCACAGTCAGTTGGAAGAGTTAAGTTATTCTTAACTTCTTCCTCTGACCATTCAGACGGGACCTCCTTAACGAGACCCATGCGTGTAATGTTATAGATGGGATACCATGTTGGGATACTTGTTACGTTGCCTTTGATGATTAAATTCGGGTTTATAATAAACGCGTTCGCGGCGTCAGCCGAACGGAATTCCACTGCAACTCGGTTACGGCCTACTTTTTTAATTCCGTCTTGgaggattttttttattttgagttTCATGAGAAGCTGGCCAAATTTGATCGGATGCATGTATGATCCTGCTTGAGGATCAGCCTCAATTCGCGATACGTGGACGAAAAGGGGACCGGTCTGTACGGGAGTAGTGGGCTCGACCAATACTGGTTTTGACCGTTTTGGAGCTAACTGTGTCATCTTCGCTTGCGTTGATTTGGCGCGGAGGTTTACGGTTGTTGATTTCCAAATCTTCATCCTTCCCATAGGGGTTAGATAAAGGAGAAAAAGGGAGACAGGGTTCTGGTGATGACTCAAGAGGGTCGGGGGATAAGTCAGGTGGAGCGGGAGGAGGCCACCTACAATTGGTACCACCAGATGCTTCTCGGGACCCTTAAACAAAAGCCCATTTTCAAGCCAATATTCTTCATATGGTCTCTCTTTCAAAATCTCCATTACCGCCTTTAAAGCAACATCTCTCAGTTGGGCTTGCTTCAATTTCTCTTGAAAATCAGATGTTATCATTGCTACATAGTGGTTTCTGCTCAGCGCATCTGCATGTCGCATTTGGGATCCCTTTCTGTGCTCCACCGTGAAGTTGTACTCCTGAAGGAGCATTATCCACCTGGCCACTCTTGTGGATGTAGACATATCTCTCTTCATGAGCGTCATCTGAAAAGCTTTACAATCAGTtactattttgaatttaatccCAAATAAGTATTTTCGAAACTTCTTTATTGCCTCTATGATGGCTAGTGCCTCAAGTTCATAACTTGAATATCTACTTTCAGCGTCGGTGGTCTTTCGGCTCATGTAATACACAGGATGCAAACAACCATCTTCATTGCTCCTCTGCATCAATATAGCAGCATATGCCACACTATATGCGTCTGTATGCAGCTCTGTTTCTAACTTAGAGTCATAAATCTGCAGCACTGGGGTGCTAGTAAGCTTCTTCTTCAATTGTTCAAATGACTCTTTCTGTTCTTGGTTAAAGTTAAAGTTACAGTCCTTCTTCATTAAATCAGTTAGAGGTTTTGCAATCAAAGAATAATTTTGGATAAACTTACGGAAGTAAGATGTTAGTTAGACCAACAAAACTCTGCAGCTGTTTAATCGTCTTTGGTTCAGGAAATCTTCGTACAGCCTCTGTCTTGTCTGGCGATGGTTTCACCTGGCCATTCTCAATAATGTGGCCTAAATACTCCACTCTTTTGACAACCAACTGTGACTTCTTCCAGTTCATCTCCAGTCCATACTGTGATGCTACTTGCATTACTTCTTGCAGCCGTTCTACGGCCTGTCTTTCAGTTTGAGCTGGAATTAATAAATAGTCGATGAATATTAATACAATCTTTTTGGCAATCAGCTCACGATAGATTATCGTTATAAATCTTGTGAAAACTTTGGGACAAACGGCTAAACCAAGTGGTGCTTTCAAGAACTCAAACTGGCCATTGTGTGTAACAAAGGCAGTAAACTTTACTGAATCCTCATGTACAGCAgccttactcccagcgatTAATATTCGCTATCCAAAAAAGCCAATTCAAACTCAGTTGAAAAATTGAACCCGATTCATTTGGTACCTCGGTTTTGACTGAGCCGCGGACCAGAGGCaacgtagaaaatatatcaagaaacgactagtgattatttttgaaacggtagccgaAGTAAGCCGATATCAGGCCGATGTTGCGTTCCGTATTTCAATAGAGGTGAAAGAAAGAGATGtcgctctataaaattgtataagatCTTGTGTTTTTTCTCGCTCTGACAAGGAAAAAATAGGTGTGCGTTCGAAGTACTAGCGAAGCTTGAAATAAGAAATCCGGTAATTATTAGtccatattatgttttttatttttcaacgtTAGTAAAAGATTAAtattaatagaatagaatagaatagaatagaatatatctttattgaacaccacaaattaaaatataaaaaagagaacttataaactaggaacaatgaacaataggcgaccttatcgcttagagcgatctcttacaggtaaccttaaacataaagaaataaaactaaagaaaatttgagggcggtgtacctactacctaactacttataatatagctaaataaaccatacatactatagctacataaatactaacataagttacatattctaactaatatacgtacataccattattaatatacatacaaacatacatacatcctatatatatacaataaatacctatattcatACAACATCTcgaaagtaggtaagtaagtaagtaactattgagacagataatgttttttaacaGAACTTTTAAAAACCTGCAGTGATTTAGAGCTACGGATAGTTAGAGGCAGAGAGTTCCACAGCTTAATTGCTTGAACCGTAAAAGAGTCGGTATAAAATTTGGTCGAATGGGCAGGATATTCCAGTAGAAGTTGCTGAGATGAACGCATAGGCCTTCCCTGCGCATTCAAACGAAATTCAAACCGTTCCTTTAAGTAGTTTGGTGCACATGGGTTGAAAAGTATTGAGTACAAGAGAGAAAGAATATGTGCATTCCGTCGGAGGCGAAtcgggagccacttgagtttagtgcggtgatctcaaatgagattggccgccgtggtcgaaattcggctaggaggacattacaTTATTCTGAAATATGGTCAAATTTTCGTAAGCCGAAAATTATTCGTATACAGAAGTTTTGAAGGCGCTCAAGTTTGTTTAATTGCTCCTCAGTGAGATCCGGATAGCTGGCGTCAGCGTAGTCGAGTAGAGGAAGAAGAAGGGTTTCAACAAGCGAAACCTTAGTAGATGTTGGTAGAAAATTGCGCAGACGCCTTAATGAAGAAGCAGACGCAAATATCTTTCGGCTCAATGCAGCCATTTGCGGAGCCCAAGTTAGGTTGCTGTCGATGTAGATACCAAGGTTCTTTACAACATTGCTGAATGGAATAATGTTGCCATCAAAGGATATCGGAGGTATCTGGGGCCAGTCAACTTTCGACTTCAATCTGGGGCTGCCTAGTACTGCAACCTGTGTTTTGGTTGGATTAACCCTAGAGTAGTCGCGCCATTTTTtgtgacgcgagtgctcgcgtggcggcattttgccgcccatattaaaatgtattttttggacacttaataattacgaaaacttataaatgcatataatttgaataaaatgaatcatatggtattagaaaaagtaatatttatagtttttatattataattgttcaAAATATGAGCTATCGTTCATGCTTTGGGAAAAATTTTGatcttttaggtataaatttgtcttaagccacacaaaatcaacaaatctcaaaattattaaaaaaattagacGTTATCGTCATCTACAGCATTTATTTTAGCAACACAGTACTGAAACATGAACACAAAGTGTTCGTTGCACATTAACTTTCTTCATGTATTGCACCCTTTTTTTACCTgctatttttcttatatgGACATAGTTATAGGCATGTACCCTCTCTTTTTTAGggtgttttttgttggtcCGGTGGTACAAAACGGGAGATTTGTACCACCGGACCAATAAAAAACACTTATGTACTGTCCATATGTAAGATTCTATTGTTATACGTGGTGTAGTTATAGGCAGAGCTATTTTATCCAGGTAAATTCTTCGTAAAATTAACTTGTTAGTAAATTGACAAAGTTATATCGTAAATCGAATGTAAACTGAAATAGAcacatacctaaataaatttacattattattaccaaaaaagactgaaaaactaacaatatttcataacaattgtaaaaaaaataactttaatttcactgacgcgagtgctcgcgcagtgagcattttgccgccgCGTGCGACACACTCTCTTCAATTCTCTCTTCCTGCTGTAACCTGTGCACTGAATTTCTCCAAATTTACGTAACATGTAGGAGAAGACCGAGAGGGCAGCTACATGGACGCTGGACCTTGAGGAGTGTAtagttcacaaaataataaacattatttgctgagggcggcaaaatgctcataGCGCGAGCACTCTAGGGTTAATTTTCAATCCGTAGGATTTGCACCACACTGATATGCTATTCAAATCGGAGTTGACACTTGAAATCGCATCAGGAAGATCTATCGGTGTTGACTGCATATATATTTGGAGATCGTCTGCATACAAGTGGTAGAAAGAAGAAAATTTATGAGAAATGCTGTTTATGAAGACAGCGAAAAGTAAAGGAGATAAAACGCCACCTTGTGGAACGCCGGCAGAAGAGTTACACCACGTAGAAAAGGAATCCTCTACACGAATCCGCTGTCGGCGCCCATACAAATAACTATGAAACCAGCCAACAGCTCCTGGAGATATGTTGAGTGAACTCAAAATTCCTAGCAGTATTTCAAAGTCGACTGTGTTAAAGGCGTTACTGAAATCAAGCAGTGCCAATACAGTAAGCTCACCTTTTTCCATGCCCCAACGGATGtcatcagtaatttttatcaaGGCCGTAACCGTACTGTGGCCAGGACGAAAACCAGATTGATAGGGATTAAGGAGATTATTTCGGGAGAGGAAGGAACTTAGTTGATTATGAACTAAACGTTCGAGAACTTTGGAGAGGAATGGTAAAATAGAAATAGGACGATAGTCTGAAAAGGAAGAAGGTTGGGATTTTTTGGGAAGAGGAGTTATTTGAGCATCTTTCCACGCTGCGGGAAAAACTTGTGCTGTGATAGAGGAGTTCAAGATGTGGGTGATGATAGGGATGATGACATCAATGATAGGGAGGACCATCTTTCGACTAACACAGTCGCTACCAACTGCGTTGGAGGTAATAGAAATAATAGTTTTCTCAACATCACATTCACTGAATTGGCTAAAATGAAAAGAAGGAAAGTCAGGAGTTGGTAAAGAGGATAGATGATTAAGTGTCTTAGTTTTAACAGCATCACTGAGGGCTGAAGAAGAGGAAAAATGTTGGTTAAGAGAGTCTATGTTCAAATTACTAGGTAGAGAATTTGGCTGTGGTTTTCCAACTCCTAAAGACTTCAGAATTCTCCAGACCCTAGCTGGATCTCCTTTCTCAATTGATTCGTGAATATGGCGTCTTTGAGCATTTCTACACGCCTTGTTGCAGCGATTCCTTGCAGTGTGATACTTCTCCTTATTGGTATCCGTGGGTCGGCACTTATACCTGTACTTGGCAACATTTTTGCTATGCATAAGAACCCTGATATCATCCGTCAACCATGGAGCTGGTAAGTGCTTCATCTTCACTTCACGAACTGGAGCATGTTTGTCGTAAAGTTCAACAAGAAGTTCGTTGAACTTAGCAACCTGCTCGTCTACAGAGTTCGTTGTAAGGATCGATGACCAGTCTACTTTCAATGCATCTGCACGCAACTTATCTACGTCCATACGACTAAAATTTCGCTGAAGAAGAATTCTCGGCTTCGCTTTTGGGGGTCGAATTTTATAGGATAAATATATGAGATCGTGATACGAGAAGGCATCGGCAGTACATTGGCCGTGTTTAGCAACGTGAACAGAGGAAGATACTAATATGAGATCGAGAAGAGATGGGTTACAATTTGGAAAATGATGTGTAGGATTAAGAGGAAGGATATTAATATTGCTAGATTTGGTTATAGATTCCAATAAAGAAGACCGACAATCCTGTTTTAACATACAAGTGTTGAAGTCCCCCATGAGCACTGTGTGAGGGTAGTTGGGTGTAAAATCTTCAAGGAGTTTCTCAAAAGAGCTAAAATAATTGACCTTTGACGAATGACAGTAGAAGACACCAAGAAGGATTTTTGTGTGTGATAGAGTTTCCTCAAGAAATAGATGTTCTCCTGCATTCTGTGGGGTTGGCTGGGTGGACATACTTATTACGGAGTATGGAATATTTGTGCGAAGGTATATGGCCACCCCACCGCCACCACCAGTAGTGCGGTCATTACGTATAAGCTGAAAACCTGGTAAACAGTATAATGACGAAGAGTGACAAGGTTTGAGCCAAGATTCGGATATAAGAATGGCATGAAGGCCGCGGAGACGTTTAACATCAAAAGTTGCCAGCATATCTGAAAAATGAGACGGAATGCTTTGTGCGTTGATATGAACTACGTTAAAGTTTTTCTGAACACTCGagaaatttgacactaaagtATCTGACAAGCACGGAATACTTTTAAAGCTGCAGTTACTACTATTTAGTTCGTCTGAAGAAGCACATGAAACATAACTGCCGTCACTGTCGTCACAATTATCAAGCATTGTtgtatgttataaaaataaatataataatatagtaataataatataaataaataagataattatctatttataacttttaaacCTAATCTAGTTTGCTACCTGCATAAAAGGTACCCGCCAGCTATaagaaaacaaattaaaattggaacacAGCCAAACAAAACCtttaaattattgttctgagaaataaataataattttggaTCTGTGAACCGAACTACAAACAAGAAGACACTGGCAGAATTTGACACATAACATGACACATACGAAAAAAGTTACTCTATGGCACAaatattgaaaacaaaaatttacgAATGACTGcaacaagaaaatattaagaacGCATTTTCGTCAACGCCCGCAATACTGAGAAATCTGTAGTTTTCGGGTGCAGTTTACGATTGAATCCGTTGAATTATGTCCACtagtttaggtacctacagataGCCTAAGCCTTTGACTACTGGAAACTGCTTTTTTAATTGGAAAAATCACTGTTTTTTATACAGTAAAAGCAAATTTCCTTACCCTCCTCCCGTGAAAACAATGAAAACAGGGTGTGTTTAGGTGCGCAAATCTCAGatattata
It includes:
- the LOC119694274 gene encoding zinc finger MYM-type protein 1-like, which codes for MEMLATFDPPMREHLRRVRDKKTHVHYMGPEIQNEMISLIGTATKEKILEEVRAAKYFGIILDCTPDISHQEQMTLVLRYVDMTGIPNIVERFVEFLKVDDSSGEGLTDELINALEKNNLEIMDARAQDYDNGSNMKGKEKGVQTRVKKINKRAMHVSCCAHSLNLVLCEMASCHKEAMTFFGVIQRLYTLVSASTKRWDIFKVYCTNLTLKPLSDTRWESHVESVKTVRFQLGNVCSALE
- the LOC125489446 gene encoding uncharacterized protein LOC125489446; translated protein: MQVASQYGLEMNWKKSQLVVKRVEYLGHIIENGQVKPSPDNIEAIKKFRKYLFGIKFKIVTDCKAFQMTLMKRDMSTSTRVARWIMLLQEYNFTVEHRKGSQMRHADALSRNHYVAMITSDFQEKLKQAQLRDVALKAVMEILKERPYEEYWLENGLLFKGPEKHLVVPIVGGLLPLHLTYPPTLLSHHQNPVSLFLLYLTPMGRMKIWKSTTVNLRAKSTQAKMTQLAPKRSKPVLVEPTTPVQTGPLFVHVSRIEADPQAGSYMHPIKFGQLLMKLKIKKILQDGIKKVGRNRVAVEFRSADAANAFIINPNLIIKGNVTSIPTWYPIYNITRMGLVKEVPSEWSEEEVKNNLTLPTDCGEIL